One window of Penaeus chinensis breed Huanghai No. 1 chromosome 34, ASM1920278v2, whole genome shotgun sequence genomic DNA carries:
- the LOC125043821 gene encoding uncharacterized protein LOC125043821 — protein MDKKNEKIIIIMGAGEKNRLNLQVGEAGSTGCPENEVKPLQHSVSLDQHYSHVENGSTGKDCPSNIISTEDINRGFPSNTTVPVSSRMQELLEGLNEPGDCGNPIEPPSWLDRQLFNRGREFYYRYFFCMSFSEVLALVFMFSIMRALRPLMYTGRSDSPRKALRRYFSTFQHVTAWHEGDVWDPTDRAHKDLLSVRAIHNRLSGVFNSSKEHHKVWNTNTHDKGHEEPACPFYHTIREDLKDQAGEGLSLEGPDNPPFFISQWDMSLTQYQFMGLVVAHPRKMGAGAATDEDLEGLVHFWRGLGWLLGIDDKYNFCRGSLAEVRSLCLEVERLVGIPALAKVDWNYEHMTFSLVTGLSHLMHTLSFEACFRYVAYTLDLDIPNFISRMSFTSNVKYWLMRFGIGLLYYFPGLGLCFSDSLRKMTEDFKNRLSTKG, from the exons AtggacaaaaaaaatgaaaaaataatcatcataatgggcGCAG GTGAAAAGAATAGGTTAAATCTGCAGGTCGGTGAGGCAGGATCCACTGGCTGCCCAGAGAATGAAGTCAAGCCACTCCAACATTCAGTCTCACTGGACCAACACTACAGTCACGTCGAGAATGGGAGCACTGGTAAAGACTGTCCAAGTAATATCATCTCAACTGAAGACATAAATCGAGGTTTTCCGTCAAACACCACAGTGCCCGTGTCCTCGAGGATGCAAGAGTTACTGGAAGGCCTTAACGAGCCCGGCGACTGTGGCAACCCCATAGAACCTCCTTCCTGGTTAGACAGACAGCTTTTCAACCGAGGGAGGGAGTTCTACTACCGTTATTTCTTCTGCATGAGTTTCTCCGAAGTGCTGGCTCTCGTGTTTATGTTCAGCATTATGCGAGCGCTTCGACCCCTCATGTACACCGGCCGCTCGGACTCCCCGCGGAAGGCTCTGCGGCGATACTTCTCAACCTTCCAACACGTGACTGCCTGGCACGAGGGGGACGTCTGGGACCCCACCGACCGCGCCCACAAGGACCTGCTGTCGGTGCGAGCCATACACAACAGGCTGTCGGGCGTCTTCAACTCTTCAAAGGAGCACCACAAAGTGTGGAACACAAACACCCACGACAAGGGCCACGAAGAGCCTGCTTGCCCCTTCTACCACACCATCCGCGAGGACCTCAAGGATCAGGCTGGGGAAGGGCTCTCGCTCGAGGGTCCAGACAACCCCCCCTTCTTCATCAGCCAGTGGGACATGAGTCTGACCCAGTACCAGTTCATGGGCTTGGTGGTGGCCCACCCGCGCAAAATGGGTGCCGGAGCAGCCACGGACGAGGACCTGGAGGGCCTCGTCCACTTCTGGCGAGGACTTGGCTGGCTTCTCGGGATAGATGACAAATACAACTTCTGCCGAGGCTCCTTGGCCGAAGTGCGCTCGCTGTGCCTGGAGGTTGAGAGACTAGTCGGCATCCCAGCGCTGGCGAAGGTAGACTGGAATTACGAGCACATGACCTTCTCCCTCGTCACGGGGTTGAGCCACCTCATGCACACACTCTCGTTCGAAGCTTGCTTTCGTTACGTGGCATATACTCTCGACCTCGACATTCCAAACTTCATCAGCCGAATGTCCTTCACTAGCAATGTCAAGTACTGGCTTATGCGCTTTGGCATTGGTCTCCTGTATTACTTTCCTGGACTAGGCTTATGCTTTAGTGATAGCCTGCGGAAAATGACAGAAGACTTCAAGAATCGTCTCTCAACGAAAGGGTAA